The proteins below come from a single Candidatus Rokuibacteriota bacterium genomic window:
- a CDS encoding DUF1285 domain-containing protein, with amino-acid sequence MASSDSSTWKLPRLRIDRDGGWFHEGEEVSHEGILASLRQGLQVDVAGHFLQIGPARVPVEVEDAPFAVVRFEADGDGFALWLNDGSREALDPGSLRLRAGDVPYCRVKDGRFEARFSRAAAWQLLQHVAAQPEDGPPTLRVGGRRYALGA; translated from the coding sequence CGCGGCTCCGGATCGACCGCGACGGCGGATGGTTCCACGAAGGCGAGGAGGTGAGCCACGAAGGCATCCTCGCGAGCCTGCGCCAAGGCCTCCAGGTGGACGTGGCCGGCCACTTCCTCCAAATCGGTCCGGCGCGGGTGCCGGTGGAGGTCGAGGACGCGCCGTTCGCCGTCGTCAGATTCGAGGCGGATGGGGACGGCTTCGCGCTCTGGCTGAATGACGGGAGCCGCGAGGCGCTCGACCCCGGGAGCCTCAGGCTGCGGGCGGGGGATGTGCCCTACTGCCGGGTGAAGGACGGCCGCTTCGAGGCGCGCTTCAGCCGCGCGGCGGCGTGGCAACTGCTCCAGCACGTGGCGGCGCAGCCTGAAGACGGGCCGCCGACGCTCAGAGTCGGCGGGCGACGCTACGCGCTCGGCGCATGA
- a CDS encoding inositol monophosphatase family protein, translating into MADSFLEVAVDAARRAGGLLLGRLGSLRQIDYKGSPSNIVTEMDREAEALIVECIGRRFPDHAILAEEGGGQAGPATHRWIVDPLDGTTNYAHGMPFFAVSIALEIDGVVALGVVYDPNREECFTARRGQGAFLNGAPMRVSETPTLDLSLLSTGYPYDIRTIRDNNLAEHAAFMVRCRSVREMGSAAINLALVAAGRLDAFWELKLGPWDVAAGCLMVEEAGGRATSPDGGPVDLDAPSVVASNGKIHGEMLATLREVRGHAPSA; encoded by the coding sequence ATGGCCGACTCTTTCCTCGAGGTCGCGGTGGACGCCGCCAGGCGCGCCGGCGGCCTCCTTCTCGGACGCTTGGGCTCCCTCCGTCAGATCGACTACAAGGGCAGCCCGAGCAACATCGTTACGGAAATGGACCGCGAGGCCGAGGCGCTCATCGTCGAGTGCATCGGGCGGCGCTTCCCGGACCACGCGATCCTGGCAGAAGAGGGCGGAGGGCAAGCGGGCCCGGCGACCCATCGCTGGATCGTCGATCCGCTCGACGGCACGACCAACTACGCGCACGGGATGCCCTTCTTCGCCGTCTCCATCGCCCTCGAGATCGACGGAGTCGTGGCCCTGGGCGTCGTGTACGACCCCAACCGCGAGGAGTGCTTCACCGCGCGGCGCGGACAGGGCGCCTTCCTCAACGGAGCGCCCATGCGTGTCTCCGAGACGCCCACGCTCGACCTGAGCCTTCTCTCCACCGGGTATCCGTACGACATCCGCACGATCCGGGACAACAACCTGGCCGAGCACGCGGCCTTCATGGTCCGCTGCCGGAGCGTGCGCGAGATGGGCTCGGCCGCCATCAATCTCGCCCTGGTCGCCGCCGGCCGCCTCGACGCCTTCTGGGAGCTCAAGCTCGGCCCCTGGGACGTGGCCGCGGGCTGTCTCATGGTCGAGGAGGCGGGAGGCCGCGCAACGAGCCCCGACGGCGGTCCGGTCGACCTGGATGCGCCGTCCGTCGTCGCGTCCAACGGCAAGATCCACGGCGAGATGCTGGCAACTCTCAGAGAGGTCCGCGGTCATGCGCCGAGCGCGTAG
- a CDS encoding 2-dehydropantoate 2-reductase, translating into MRIVVMGAGGTGGYFGAKLARAGEDVTFVARGAHLEAIRARGLRVKSAIDGEWVVRAPAVERLAGLPPADLVLFCVKSFDTDSAGEAIKPVVGPDTGVLPVQNGVDNEERLERILGPGHVMGGVAQVLATIEAPGVVSHRFLGRIVFGEMDGRESGRARAFLQACERAGIQAQISANMLRALWEKYVFIAAHAGMTALTRSPAGVVRAVPETRAMYRLILGEMVALGNAAGAGLDAGLADTAMGMLDNLGAAFTSSLHHDLAEGKRLELEALHGHAVRLGERHGIPTPMLFAVYAALKPYADGPPQTATA; encoded by the coding sequence ATGCGCATCGTCGTGATGGGAGCGGGCGGTACCGGCGGCTACTTCGGGGCGAAGCTCGCGCGGGCGGGGGAGGACGTCACCTTCGTGGCGCGCGGCGCGCACCTGGAGGCCATCCGGGCGCGGGGTCTCCGCGTGAAGTCGGCCATCGACGGCGAGTGGGTGGTCCGGGCGCCCGCCGTCGAGCGGCTCGCCGGCCTGCCGCCCGCCGATCTGGTCCTCTTCTGCGTCAAGTCCTTCGACACCGACAGCGCGGGCGAAGCCATCAAGCCCGTCGTGGGGCCGGACACGGGCGTGCTGCCGGTCCAGAACGGCGTGGACAACGAGGAGCGGCTCGAGCGCATCCTGGGGCCCGGTCACGTGATGGGAGGAGTCGCCCAAGTGCTGGCGACGATCGAGGCACCGGGCGTCGTCAGCCATAGGTTCCTGGGCCGCATCGTCTTCGGGGAGATGGACGGCCGCGAGAGCGGGCGGGCGCGCGCATTTCTCCAGGCCTGCGAGCGGGCCGGGATCCAGGCTCAGATCTCCGCCAACATGCTTCGGGCCCTGTGGGAAAAGTACGTGTTCATTGCCGCGCACGCCGGCATGACGGCACTGACGCGCTCCCCCGCCGGCGTCGTCCGGGCCGTGCCCGAGACCAGGGCGATGTACCGCCTCATCCTCGGCGAGATGGTGGCGCTGGGGAACGCGGCGGGGGCGGGGCTCGATGCGGGCTTGGCGGACACCGCCATGGGAATGCTCGACAATCTCGGCGCCGCCTTCACTTCCTCGCTCCACCACGACCTGGCGGAGGGCAAGCGCCTGGAGCTCGAGGCGCTGCACGGACACGCCGTGCGGTTGGGAGAGCGGCACGGCATCCCGACGCCGATGCTGTTCGCCGTGTACGCCGCGCTCAAGCCGTACGCCGACGGTCCGCCGCAGACGGCCACGGCCTAG